A single genomic interval of Oreochromis aureus strain Israel breed Guangdong linkage group 12, ZZ_aureus, whole genome shotgun sequence harbors:
- the LOC116332477 gene encoding Rieske domain-containing protein translates to MSSEEEISQTSSASSSSSNLSTSHFIGKKEDIVKAGRVTQLVNGCRDVLVVHHQGQLYAMDVRCYHSGGALQYGDIEEFNGRLCIVCPWHKYKITLAEGESLYQAVDDPTAKPPRTYWRSKGVKQRVHKVTEVNGDVYVMLNDSGEAIESDVYQTEKYRRASLKAKPKAKPKT, encoded by the exons ATGTCCTCTGAGGAGGAGATATCTCAGACCTCTTctgcctcttcctcctcctcaaacTTGTCTACCTCCCACTTCATTGGAAAGAAGGAGGACATTGTCAAAGCTGGCCGTGTGACACAGCTGGTGAACGGATGCAGAGATGTGCTGGTCGTTCACCACCAGGGGCAGCTTTATGCAATGGACGTGCGCTGCTACC ATTCAGGTGGTGCTTTACAGTATGGAGACATTGAG GAGTTCAATGGACGGCTGTGCATCGTGTGTCCGTGGCACAAGTACAAGATCACCCTCGCAGAGGGGGAATCGCTTTACCAAGCTGTGGACGACCCTACAGCCAAACCGCCGAGGACTTACTGGCGCTCCAAGGGTGTCAAACAGAGGGTTCATAAGGTCACTGAGGTCAACGGGGATGTGTACGTGATGCTCAATGACTCCGGCGAAGCCATCGAGTCAGACGTCTACCAGACTGAGAAATACAGGCGCGCTTCACTCAAAGCCAAGCCGAAAGCCAAACCCAAGACATAA
- the gtf2h3 gene encoding general transcription factor IIH subunit 3, with product MASEDEINLLVIVVDVNPIWWGQQAQRDPQFTLSKCMDAVMVMGNAHMAMARTNKLAVIASHCQGSHFLYPSKSWSGGDGGGNDASSSGDGKYELLSAANNLIAEEIRNIMSKIEVTGNSTDTLLAGSLAKALCYIHRLTKELEVGQEIKSRILVVKAAEDCALQYMNFMNVIFAAQKQNILIDACVLDSDSGLLQQACDITGGLYLKIPQKVALAQYLLWVFLPDSEQRSQLVLPPPAHVDYRAACFCHRNLIEIGYVCSVCLSIFCNFSPICTTCETAFKIQLPQIVKPKKKKLKQPM from the exons ATGGCATCAG AGGACGAAATCAACCTCCTGGTGATCGTCGTGGATGTAAACCCCATATGGTGGGGGCAGCAGGCTCAGCGGGATCCACAG TTCACCCTGTCCAAGTGTATGGATGCAGTCATGGTGATGGGAAACGCTCACATGGCCATGGCTAGGACAAACAAGCTGGCTGTCATCGCTAGCCACTGCCAGGGCAG TCACTTCCTGTATCCCAGTAAGAGCTGGAGTGGAGGAGACGGTGGTGGCAATGATGCATCCTCAAGCGGAGATGGAAAATATGAACTCCTGTCTGCTGCCAATAACCTTATTGCTGAGGAGATCAGGAACATAATGTCAAAAA TTGAAGTTACGGGAAATTCAACAGATACTTTGTTGGCCGGATCCCTCGCCAAAGCTCTCTGCT ATATTCACAGGCTCACGAAAGAGCTGGAAG TTGGACAAGAGATTAAATCAAGAATATTG GTGGTAAAAGCGGCTGAGGACTGCGCCCTCCAGTACATGAACTTCATGAATGTGATTTTTGCTGCTCAGAAGCAG AACATCCTGATAGATGCCTGTGTGTTGGATTCGGACTCTGGTCTCCTTCAGCAG GCTTGTGATATAACTGGAGGACTGTACCTGAAGATACCACAGAAAGTCGCCCTTGCACAGTATCTGTTG TGGGTGTTCCTGCCTGACTCCGAGCAGCGGTCACAGCTGGTGCTGCCGCCGCCTGCACACGTGGACTACCGAGCTGCGTGTTTCTGCCACCGTAACCTCATTGAAATCGGTTACGTGTGCTCAGTTTGTCTGTCCA taTTCTGCAACTTCAGCCCCATTTGTACAACATGCGA gactgCCTTCAAAATCCAGCTACCACAGATAGTCAAGCCCaaaaagaagaaactgaaaCAACCAATGtga
- the psmd9 gene encoding 26S proteasome non-ATPase regulatory subunit 9: MKMTDGNISGNSEITMGDVKNLIKKKDEIEEQIKAYYDVLQDQGVGVEDSLVDAEGYPRADVNLYQIRTARHNISCLQNDHKAIMAEIEEALHKLHAREKAKREQDEAEAQEEAMEHQVTLPPPFARVDAVTEGSPACGAGLRVGDELIEFGSVNTGNFQNLQNIASVVQHSEGKPLRVSVIRAGQKVQMSLTPQRWSGRGLLGCNIIPVQR; this comes from the exons TGATGTTAAAAACCTCATCAAGAAGAAAGATGAAATTGAAGAGCAGATAAAGGCGTATTACGACGTCCTACAAGAC cAGGGGGTCGGAGTTGAAGACTCCTTGGTGGATGCGGAGGGTTACCCACGAGCAGATGTTAATCTGTACCAGATTAGGACGGCAAGGCACAACATTTCAT GCCTACAGAACGATCACAAGGCCATCATGGCGGAGATAGAAGAAGCCCTGCACAAGCTGCATGCTCGAGAGAAAGCCAAACGGGAACAGGATGAGGCAGAAGCCCAAGAGGAGGCGATGGAACATCAGGTTACGCTGCCTCCACCTTTCGCACGGGTGGATGCTGTGACAGAGGGATCACCTGCCTGTGGAGCT GGGCTCCGAGTCGGTGATGAATTGATCGAATTTGGTTCTGTGAACACGGGCAACTTTCAGAACCTCCAGAATATTGCTTCTGTGGTGCAACACAGTGAAGGG AAACCATTGCGGGTCTCGGTGATCCGGGCTGGCCAGAAAGTTCAGATGAGCCTGACTCCACAGCGGTGGTCAGGCAGAGGTTTGCTGGG atGTAACATCATTCCAGTTCAGCGATGA